One genomic region from Aneurinibacillus sp. REN35 encodes:
- the wecB gene encoding non-hydrolyzing UDP-N-acetylglucosamine 2-epimerase: MKVMTILGTRPEIIRLSLLIQKLDTLAGRHILVHTGQNYDRSLSDLFFDEMKIRKPDHHIQLAGHSFGTQVAGMFGEVERLLQQEKPDRLLVLGDTNSALCAVIGERMGIPVYHMEAGNRCYDTTVPEEINRKIIDSVASYNLPYTKLSRENLLREGAVPTRIWVSGNPIYEVMEHYKSEIDGRDVLTRLGLSKGDYVVVTAHRAENVDREERLRSIMDGLRRTAEQLSLPVLCSVHPRTRSRLASFGMNAIHPSVRLCEPFGFFDFVHLQKHARCVITDSGTVQEESCLLGVPAVTIRRSTERPETILCGSNILSGLDAANIAHCVETMIHSRHTWEAPEGYRDPHVSTKVAQFVLGGLHYV, encoded by the coding sequence GTGAAAGTAATGACCATTCTAGGCACAAGGCCGGAGATTATCCGGTTAAGCCTGCTGATTCAAAAGCTAGATACGCTTGCTGGGCGTCATATTCTGGTGCATACGGGGCAGAATTATGACCGCTCGCTGAGCGATCTTTTTTTTGATGAGATGAAAATTCGCAAGCCCGATCATCATATCCAGCTTGCCGGCCATTCTTTTGGCACGCAGGTAGCAGGGATGTTTGGTGAAGTCGAGCGTTTGCTTCAGCAGGAGAAGCCGGATCGTCTGCTTGTCCTAGGGGATACAAACAGTGCGCTATGCGCTGTTATTGGGGAGCGGATGGGGATTCCCGTATATCATATGGAGGCCGGAAATCGCTGCTATGATACGACAGTGCCGGAAGAAATTAACCGAAAGATTATCGATTCAGTTGCTTCATATAACCTTCCCTATACGAAGCTAAGCCGCGAGAACCTGCTGCGTGAAGGCGCTGTTCCTACGCGTATTTGGGTGTCGGGTAATCCTATTTATGAAGTGATGGAGCATTATAAAAGCGAAATTGATGGACGCGATGTTCTAACGCGTCTGGGCCTTTCAAAAGGTGATTATGTCGTGGTGACGGCCCACAGAGCAGAGAATGTAGATAGGGAGGAGCGTTTGCGCAGTATTATGGACGGCCTGCGTCGCACTGCAGAGCAGTTATCGCTGCCTGTGCTCTGCAGTGTACACCCACGAACGCGCAGTCGTCTGGCTTCTTTTGGCATGAATGCGATTCATCCCAGTGTTCGACTGTGTGAGCCGTTTGGCTTTTTTGACTTTGTTCATCTGCAAAAGCATGCACGCTGTGTAATTACGGATAGCGGAACCGTACAGGAAGAGAGCTGTCTGCTTGGTGTTCCGGCAGTAACGATCCGCCGCAGTACCGAGCGGCCGGAAACAATTCTATGCGGCAGCAACATTCTATCAGGGCTTGATGCCGCAAATATCGCTCATTGTGTGGAGACGATGATTCACTCGCGCCACACATGGGAAGCACCGGAAGGATATCGTGATCCGCATGTGTCTACGAAGGTGGCACAGTTTGTATTGGGAGGATTACATTATGTTTAA
- a CDS encoding polysaccharide biosynthesis protein, translating to MFKGQTVLVTGGTGSWGQELTRRLLAAGAEEIRIFSRNEGAQVSMQRSLDYHPKLTFIIGDVRDKAAVRAVCRNVDYVFHLAALKHVPVCEFQPDEALKTNVMGTENIIEASIEAGVKKVIDVSTDKAVDPVNFYGMTKAFGEKLMIRANRFEEKTKFVCIRGGNVLGTTGSVVPFFRNKILQNEEIPLTSQDMTRFFLTVGDAIGLLLQAAQAAIGGETFVMKMNACRIEDLAQVMITKLANHPLAVREVGIRPGEKLHEVLVSSYEAPHTYVYNDKYFVILPTHPTEELLQRYGHLTKASFTHYASNMNLMTPQEIEQMLHQGGFLT from the coding sequence ATGTTTAAGGGCCAGACCGTACTTGTAACCGGAGGAACCGGATCATGGGGACAGGAGCTGACACGCCGCTTGCTTGCGGCAGGCGCAGAAGAGATTCGTATTTTTTCCCGTAATGAAGGCGCGCAGGTAAGCATGCAGCGGAGCCTTGACTATCATCCAAAGCTTACATTCATTATCGGTGATGTACGTGATAAGGCTGCGGTGCGCGCGGTTTGCCGTAATGTGGATTATGTATTTCATTTAGCGGCGCTTAAGCATGTGCCTGTCTGCGAATTCCAGCCGGATGAAGCGTTAAAGACGAATGTGATGGGTACGGAAAATATAATTGAAGCAAGCATAGAGGCTGGGGTCAAAAAGGTCATTGATGTCTCTACAGATAAAGCGGTGGACCCCGTTAACTTCTATGGGATGACCAAGGCTTTTGGGGAGAAACTGATGATTCGCGCCAATCGGTTCGAGGAAAAAACCAAGTTCGTTTGCATACGCGGCGGCAATGTACTTGGCACGACAGGTAGCGTCGTTCCGTTTTTTCGCAACAAAATTCTTCAGAATGAAGAAATACCACTTACATCACAGGATATGACAAGGTTCTTCCTAACGGTCGGAGATGCGATTGGGCTGTTGCTGCAGGCTGCACAAGCTGCGATAGGCGGAGAAACCTTTGTTATGAAAATGAATGCATGCCGAATTGAGGATTTGGCGCAGGTTATGATTACAAAACTTGCCAATCATCCGCTTGCTGTGCGTGAAGTCGGCATTCGACCTGGCGAGAAGCTGCATGAAGTGCTTGTTTCTAGCTACGAAGCGCCGCATACGTATGTATATAATGATAAGTATTTTGTTATTTTACCTACCCATCCTACTGAGGAGTTGTTGCAGCGTTACGGACATCTGACGAAGGCATCGTTTACCCACTATGCATCCAATATGAATCTGATGACACCGCAGGAGATTGAACAGATGCTGCATCAAGGGGGCTTTCTTACATGA
- a CDS encoding dTDP-4-dehydrorhamnose reductase family protein: MRVLVIGGNGMAGHMIVQYLRARSYEVWQTTREELTDKQHVQLDVRDEEKLTYALESVKPAVVINAAGILNEEAEKHLVDAICVNSVLPHRLASMSRTYGYRLIHISTDCVFSGARGGYTEADIPDGTSVYARTKTLGEVTETPHVTLRTSIIGPDAKEDAIGLFAWFMRQRGCIRGFRRVFWNGVTTLELAKVIEWTLTYPLTGLVQIAAPAKISKYELLCLMKETFGHDRVLIEPDDAMVSDKSLCSTRTDFTYPVPPYPNMLLDLKRWMEQ, translated from the coding sequence ATGAGGGTGCTTGTTATCGGTGGCAATGGTATGGCCGGACATATGATTGTGCAGTATTTGCGTGCGCGATCTTATGAAGTATGGCAGACAACGCGAGAAGAGCTGACAGATAAGCAGCATGTCCAACTGGATGTTCGTGATGAAGAAAAGCTTACGTATGCGCTTGAAAGTGTAAAGCCTGCTGTTGTGATTAATGCGGCAGGTATTTTGAATGAAGAGGCGGAGAAGCATCTTGTGGATGCGATCTGTGTAAACAGTGTGCTTCCGCACCGATTGGCATCCATGAGCCGCACATACGGATACCGGTTGATTCATATCAGTACGGATTGCGTATTCTCCGGTGCGCGCGGCGGCTATACGGAAGCGGATATACCTGATGGAACGAGCGTGTATGCGCGGACAAAGACACTGGGGGAGGTAACGGAAACGCCGCACGTAACGCTGCGTACCTCTATCATCGGCCCGGATGCAAAAGAAGACGCAATCGGTCTGTTTGCATGGTTTATGCGGCAGCGTGGATGCATACGCGGATTTCGGCGCGTGTTCTGGAATGGGGTAACCACGCTTGAGCTTGCAAAGGTAATTGAATGGACGCTTACTTATCCGCTTACCGGGCTTGTCCAGATAGCAGCCCCCGCAAAAATCTCCAAATATGAACTGTTGTGTTTGATGAAGGAGACATTCGGGCATGATCGGGTATTGATTGAGCCGGATGATGCAATGGTATCCGACAAGAGCCTATGCAGTACACGGACGGATTTCACCTATCCGGTGCCTCCATATCCTAATATGCTTCTTGATTTGAAGCGGTGGATGGAGCAATAA
- a CDS encoding ASCH domain-containing protein, with protein MNKVQQFWNDFCVANQMDGIEYKNAFQFGASADWLADLVVEGKKTATTSGFVFYELEKEPIPQAGEYNIVLDGQVKPVAVIQIQSVEVVPMNEVTEEFALAEGEGDYRFWWDAHEKFFTKLLKEYSVEFSPHMLVVCERFKNVYSK; from the coding sequence ATGAATAAGGTACAACAATTTTGGAATGATTTTTGTGTAGCAAATCAAATGGACGGGATTGAATATAAAAATGCTTTTCAATTTGGAGCTTCCGCTGATTGGTTAGCTGATTTAGTGGTTGAAGGGAAGAAGACAGCCACCACTTCAGGTTTTGTATTTTACGAGTTGGAAAAGGAGCCTATACCGCAAGCTGGTGAATATAATATTGTTTTAGATGGGCAGGTAAAGCCCGTTGCAGTCATTCAAATTCAATCTGTTGAAGTTGTTCCAATGAATGAAGTAACAGAGGAATTTGCTTTAGCAGAAGGTGAAGGGGATTATCGTTTTTGGTGGGATGCACACGAAAAGTTTTTTACCAAATTATTAAAAGAATACAGTGTAGAATTTTCACCACATATGTTAGTCGTATGTGAACGTTTTAAAAACGTATATTCCAAATAA
- a CDS encoding LysR family transcriptional regulator, translating into MEIRQLLYAVTIAEEKSFSRAADKLHLAQPSLSQQIAKLEKEIGVILFERSTSALRLTDAGERFYESAVKILDSVEQIKKEMQDMAELEKGELTVGSLPITGAHILPLVLPVFKEKYPGIQVRLVEEATQVLELLTARGKAEMSLLSLPLADDTLEWEEILEEEICLAVPPQHPLSRKERIEIRELKDETFIMLKKGQGFRNLAQRWCEDAGFSPRVVFESSNIETVQSLVAAGMGIAFVPKMVTRWSRETLTPVYIALHNPIPRRTLVMAYRRGRYRSRASQAFLATVKEVLAAMEQSSRRF; encoded by the coding sequence ATGGAGATACGACAGCTTTTATATGCGGTCACAATTGCTGAGGAAAAAAGCTTCTCGCGGGCTGCGGACAAGCTTCATCTAGCCCAGCCTTCACTTAGCCAACAGATTGCCAAACTCGAAAAAGAGATTGGCGTAATTTTGTTTGAACGCTCAACAAGCGCTCTACGCTTAACTGATGCAGGGGAGAGATTTTATGAATCGGCAGTAAAAATCCTTGATTCAGTAGAACAAATCAAAAAAGAAATGCAGGATATGGCTGAATTGGAGAAGGGGGAACTAACTGTAGGGAGCTTGCCAATTACCGGTGCTCATATTCTTCCGTTGGTTCTTCCTGTATTTAAAGAGAAGTATCCGGGCATCCAAGTTCGGCTTGTGGAGGAAGCGACTCAGGTGCTGGAGCTTTTGACAGCGCGTGGAAAAGCGGAGATGAGTCTCTTATCTCTTCCGCTTGCCGATGATACGCTGGAATGGGAAGAAATCCTTGAAGAAGAAATCTGTCTTGCTGTTCCGCCACAGCATCCGCTTAGCAGGAAAGAGAGGATCGAGATTCGGGAATTAAAAGATGAGACATTTATTATGTTAAAGAAGGGCCAGGGTTTTCGAAACCTGGCCCAACGATGGTGTGAAGATGCGGGGTTTTCGCCGCGTGTCGTATTTGAGAGCAGCAATATTGAGACGGTCCAGTCCCTTGTAGCAGCAGGAATGGGCATTGCCTTCGTGCCAAAGATGGTAACGAGATGGTCGCGTGAAACACTGACTCCGGTCTATATCGCCCTGCATAATCCGATTCCGCGTCGTACGCTTGTCATGGCGTATCGAAGGGGGCGGTATCGTTCACGGGCCAGTCAGGCGTTTCTTGCTACCGTAAAAGAGGTACTAGCTGCTATGGAGCAATCGTCCCGTCGCTTTTAA
- a CDS encoding CapA family protein produces MRGKQKRIVAVLSMSLLCLGLLFGSLTLMANAKVKNNDVTLTSFDKLTLAFAGDMQFTGNVESYIKKNGTNYPFAEVKPILTKADFALGNLETTLTTRGSAQDKQFTFRSDPRMAKAIATSGFDAVGLANNHTLDYGQDALFDTINSVKAAGLLPLGAGKNADEATKIHYIKKKGKTIALLNYSRVLPSTSWMAGKSKPGLASAYDPKIMYAKVKEARKKADVVVVFIHWGKERVTTPEAYQTELGHRLVDAGADLIVGHHSHIMQPVEWYKGKLIAYSLGNFIFTNSRLDRCNQTALLEVVMNGSRIQATLIPARITNGQPRLLQGKEKGEFLRFMDQISQKATIKSDGTIAP; encoded by the coding sequence GTGAGAGGAAAACAAAAACGCATTGTGGCTGTGCTCAGTATGAGCTTACTTTGTCTTGGTCTCTTGTTTGGCAGTCTTACACTAATGGCCAACGCGAAAGTCAAAAATAATGATGTGACACTAACGAGCTTTGACAAATTGACACTCGCCTTTGCAGGCGACATGCAATTTACCGGAAACGTTGAAAGCTATATTAAGAAGAACGGAACCAATTACCCGTTCGCCGAAGTAAAACCCATTTTGACAAAGGCTGATTTTGCGCTGGGCAATCTGGAGACGACATTGACGACACGGGGCAGTGCACAGGACAAGCAGTTCACCTTCCGCTCCGATCCGCGCATGGCAAAGGCGATCGCCACAAGCGGCTTCGATGCGGTCGGGCTTGCTAATAATCATACCCTTGATTATGGTCAAGACGCACTGTTCGATACGATCAACTCTGTAAAAGCAGCCGGACTCCTACCGCTTGGTGCAGGTAAAAACGCAGACGAAGCCACGAAGATTCATTACATAAAGAAAAAAGGAAAGACGATTGCTTTACTTAACTACAGCCGCGTCCTTCCTTCAACCTCCTGGATGGCGGGCAAGAGCAAACCAGGTCTTGCCAGTGCGTATGATCCGAAGATAATGTATGCAAAAGTAAAAGAAGCACGCAAAAAGGCAGATGTTGTTGTCGTCTTTATCCACTGGGGCAAAGAACGTGTGACGACGCCGGAAGCGTACCAAACTGAGCTTGGACATCGGTTGGTTGATGCGGGGGCAGATCTCATTGTCGGCCACCACTCCCATATTATGCAGCCTGTAGAATGGTACAAAGGAAAGCTGATTGCATATTCACTAGGCAACTTCATCTTCACTAACAGCCGACTGGATCGCTGTAATCAGACCGCTCTTCTTGAAGTGGTCATGAATGGCAGCCGCATCCAGGCTACACTGATTCCGGCACGGATCACAAACGGCCAGCCCCGTCTGCTCCAGGGAAAAGAGAAAGGTGAGTTCCTGCGCTTCATGGATCAGATTTCACAAAAAGCTACCATTAAAAGCGACGGGACGATTGCTCCATAG
- a CDS encoding AbrB/MazE/SpoVT family DNA-binding domain-containing protein produces the protein MAMKATGVVRKVDELGRVVIPIELRRNLGIAEKDGLEIFVDDEKIILKRYAPACIFCDSAEDITNYRGRNICSSCLTNLKTID, from the coding sequence ATGGCTATGAAGGCAACGGGTGTCGTGAGAAAAGTGGACGAATTGGGCAGAGTGGTCATTCCGATTGAACTGCGCCGTAACCTCGGTATTGCAGAGAAAGACGGACTTGAAATCTTCGTGGACGACGAGAAGATTATTCTGAAGCGATATGCTCCAGCGTGTATTTTTTGTGATTCAGCAGAGGATATTACCAATTATCGCGGACGCAACATCTGCAGCAGCTGTCTTACGAATTTGAAAACAATCGACTAG
- a CDS encoding glycosyltransferase family 4 protein yields MKVVIPVGALHVGGGCKVLAETANALWSRGHDTEIVIPRGMPVEYKIDCKLTWVPALKKEYIPYGDIVLTNFYTTFLPSYQAWPDQCVRFSQGFEPYWVPDKEFATWTYEQDVPIISVSNWLAEQIESHTKRKSQVVTLGIEPTIFKPTTQNEWPKHKPAILLYIARDPQAGYMLKGFYDFVRAINYAWHHNKNFAVHMICPERKLMLPPSIPHHVYSAKTATEMAEHYQTADLFISTSWFEGFGIPPLEAMACGTPVVTTNSGGVLDFSEHMKSAYIVEPKNPISIANGILSVLSDPALAQTLREGGLQSAAKRTQQNFEAAIVEALESIYEERKRKRGS; encoded by the coding sequence ATGAAAGTAGTCATTCCCGTAGGCGCCTTGCATGTCGGTGGAGGATGTAAAGTGCTTGCAGAGACAGCAAATGCACTCTGGTCTAGAGGACACGATACCGAGATCGTGATCCCGCGCGGCATGCCTGTAGAGTATAAAATCGATTGCAAACTGACATGGGTTCCGGCACTTAAGAAGGAATACATTCCATACGGGGATATTGTCCTTACGAATTTCTATACGACATTCTTACCCTCCTATCAGGCTTGGCCCGATCAGTGCGTACGCTTTAGCCAAGGCTTCGAGCCGTATTGGGTACCTGATAAAGAATTTGCCACCTGGACGTATGAACAAGATGTTCCGATCATTAGCGTCTCGAATTGGCTTGCAGAGCAGATCGAAAGCCATACCAAACGAAAAAGCCAGGTTGTAACTCTTGGAATTGAGCCTACGATCTTCAAACCTACTACACAAAACGAATGGCCGAAGCATAAACCGGCGATTCTTTTGTATATTGCACGCGATCCACAGGCTGGTTATATGCTCAAGGGGTTTTATGATTTTGTGCGTGCGATCAATTACGCTTGGCATCATAATAAAAACTTTGCCGTTCACATGATCTGTCCCGAACGAAAACTCATGCTCCCCCCATCGATTCCCCATCATGTATACAGTGCCAAAACAGCCACAGAAATGGCCGAACATTATCAAACGGCAGACCTATTCATCTCCACTTCCTGGTTTGAAGGATTTGGCATTCCGCCATTAGAAGCGATGGCCTGCGGCACACCTGTTGTTACGACCAATTCAGGAGGTGTGCTTGATTTTAGTGAACATATGAAAAGCGCCTATATCGTAGAGCCCAAAAATCCGATTTCCATTGCAAATGGCATCCTCTCAGTACTCTCTGATCCGGCTTTAGCCCAAACGTTACGTGAAGGCGGTTTACAATCCGCCGCCAAACGTACGCAGCAGAACTTCGAAGCGGCAATTGTAGAGGCTCTTGAAAGCATCTATGAAGAACGGAAAAGAAAAAGAGGCTCGTGA
- a CDS encoding alpha/beta fold hydrolase — translation MLHYKAIETNKNNAWVVFIHGAGGSSAIFYRQVKAFKREFNLLLIDLHGHGKSKGKLEKEEYTYEEIAHDVLLVLDHLRIESAHFIGVSLGTIVIHAIYERAPEKVASMVMGGAVLKFNRRSRLLLGLGHACKHIIPYMWLYKLFAWVLMPKSNHSHSRRVFVREAKVLGHREFIKWFRTSTQVEAMHERLRRAIYHVPRLYVMGKEDHMFLPILKRTVRNSASTIVHIIDNCGHVCNIDRAEEFNQIVLAFLRNSCALSVNETP, via the coding sequence ATGCTTCATTATAAAGCGATCGAAACGAATAAAAATAATGCGTGGGTAGTGTTCATTCACGGTGCCGGGGGCAGCAGCGCGATATTTTATCGCCAGGTCAAGGCGTTTAAGCGTGAGTTTAATCTGCTGCTAATTGATCTGCATGGGCATGGCAAGTCAAAAGGGAAATTGGAGAAGGAAGAATATACGTATGAAGAGATTGCGCATGATGTGCTGTTGGTATTAGATCATCTGCGCATCGAATCGGCTCATTTCATCGGGGTATCGCTTGGAACGATTGTCATTCATGCGATTTATGAACGAGCACCTGAGAAAGTAGCCTCAATGGTGATGGGAGGAGCCGTACTGAAGTTCAATCGCCGCTCCCGTCTCCTGCTTGGACTCGGCCATGCTTGTAAACACATCATTCCGTACATGTGGCTCTATAAGTTATTTGCCTGGGTGCTTATGCCGAAGTCGAATCACAGTCATTCTCGCCGGGTCTTTGTCCGTGAAGCCAAAGTGCTTGGACACCGCGAGTTTATTAAGTGGTTTCGAACATCCACACAGGTTGAGGCGATGCATGAGAGGTTAAGGCGAGCCATCTACCATGTGCCGCGCCTATATGTGATGGGAAAAGAAGACCATATGTTTCTGCCAATTCTAAAAAGAACAGTGCGAAACAGCGCATCAACGATTGTGCATATTATCGATAACTGCGGCCATGTCTGCAATATTGACCGAGCGGAGGAGTTCAACCAGATTGTGCTCGCTTTCCTACGCAACTCATGCGCTCTATCTGTCAATGAAACGCCGTAG
- the leuC gene encoding 3-isopropylmalate dehydratase large subunit has protein sequence MKPRTMFEKIWDNHVIHAEENKPSLLYIDLQLVHEVTSPQAFEGLRLAGRKVRRPDLTFATIDHNVPTTDRSLPIEDPISRQQIETLQANCKEFGVTLYDLDSPEQGVVHVMGPEIGLTHPGKTIVCGDSHTSTHGAFGALAFGIGTSEVEHVMATQCLQQQKPKTLEVHIDGDLPLGVSAKDLILAIIAKWGTDFATGYVIEYTGDAIKKLSMEERMTVCNMSIEAGARAGLIAPDETTFAYLEGRRFAPKGEEWDKALAAWKELVTDEGAEYDRRVVLSAAELEPQVTWGTSPGMGIGINGVVPAPEDFATENERKATQNALSYMGLNAHTPMTEIEIDRVFIGSCTNGRIEDLRAAAKIANGYTVAPHVNAMVVPGSGMVKEQAEKEGLHHIFTAAGFEWREPGCSMCLAMNPDVLSPGERCASTSNRNFEGRQGRGGRTHLVSPEMAAAAAIAGHFVDVRNWEVKEREEKTHGTV, from the coding sequence ATGAAACCACGGACCATGTTTGAGAAGATCTGGGACAATCATGTGATTCATGCAGAGGAGAACAAGCCCAGCCTGTTATATATTGACCTGCAGCTCGTCCATGAAGTTACCTCACCACAAGCATTTGAGGGGCTTCGGCTTGCAGGACGTAAGGTACGCCGCCCTGATTTAACGTTTGCTACCATCGATCATAACGTACCGACAACCGATCGCAGCCTGCCGATCGAAGATCCGATCTCCCGTCAGCAGATCGAGACGTTGCAGGCAAACTGTAAAGAGTTTGGGGTTACACTCTATGACCTTGATAGCCCAGAACAAGGGGTTGTCCACGTCATGGGACCGGAGATTGGCTTAACACATCCGGGTAAGACGATCGTCTGCGGTGACAGCCATACGTCCACACACGGCGCTTTTGGCGCTCTTGCTTTCGGGATTGGTACGAGCGAAGTTGAGCACGTAATGGCGACACAATGCCTTCAGCAGCAAAAACCAAAAACGCTCGAAGTACACATAGACGGTGATCTTCCGCTCGGTGTCTCGGCCAAAGACTTGATCTTAGCCATTATCGCCAAGTGGGGTACTGATTTTGCCACCGGCTATGTAATTGAATATACGGGTGATGCCATCAAGAAGCTTTCTATGGAAGAGAGAATGACAGTGTGCAATATGTCAATCGAGGCCGGCGCTCGCGCAGGACTCATTGCGCCAGATGAGACGACATTTGCTTATCTTGAAGGCCGTCGCTTCGCACCAAAAGGTGAAGAATGGGATAAAGCACTTGCTGCCTGGAAAGAGCTTGTTACGGATGAAGGGGCCGAGTATGATCGCCGTGTCGTTCTCTCTGCCGCAGAACTGGAGCCACAGGTAACGTGGGGCACAAGCCCTGGCATGGGGATTGGCATCAACGGCGTCGTCCCTGCACCGGAAGACTTCGCAACAGAAAATGAACGAAAAGCAACCCAAAACGCGTTGAGCTATATGGGACTTAATGCGCATACTCCAATGACGGAGATTGAGATTGATCGCGTCTTTATCGGCTCCTGTACAAACGGGCGGATCGAGGATCTGCGTGCAGCAGCCAAGATTGCCAACGGCTACACGGTAGCCCCGCATGTCAATGCGATGGTCGTCCCTGGCTCCGGCATGGTGAAAGAACAGGCCGAGAAAGAAGGGCTGCACCATATCTTTACCGCAGCAGGCTTTGAGTGGCGTGAGCCAGGATGTAGTATGTGCCTTGCGATGAATCCGGATGTACTCTCACCGGGCGAACGCTGCGCTTCCACGTCGAACCGCAACTTCGAAGGCCGTCAAGGACGCGGCGGACGTACGCACTTAGTCAGCCCTGAAATGGCCGCAGCCGCTGCCATCGCCGGTCACTTTGTTGACGTACGCAATTGGGAAGTCAAAGAAAGAGAGGAGAAAACACATGGAACCGTTTAA
- a CDS encoding glycosyltransferase family 2 protein, with protein sequence MEKVSIIIPFYNCPYISHAIESALNQTYPHIEIIVVDDGSTQYTEKLKPYLSRIRYFKKENNGTASALNLGVRNATGTYFAWLSSDDEYDPYKVEKQLAFMQKHDAAISYTGYFHIDANHQIIRQYSVHFPRKIDFYQSMMRGCHINGCTVMMKMEVFKKIGEFNEGLRYAQDYDFWLRVLPHYDFYFLDDPLVRYRVHDNMGTKKFQSVIPAETNRVRAQYYPVLIELMRSESRK encoded by the coding sequence ATGGAAAAAGTATCGATTATTATCCCTTTTTATAACTGTCCTTATATCTCTCACGCCATCGAAAGTGCGCTTAATCAGACTTATCCGCACATCGAAATCATTGTTGTCGATGACGGCTCTACCCAATACACGGAGAAATTAAAGCCGTACCTATCCCGCATCCGCTACTTTAAAAAAGAAAACAACGGAACAGCAAGCGCCCTCAACCTTGGTGTACGCAACGCAACCGGCACATACTTTGCCTGGCTCAGCTCAGATGATGAATACGATCCATACAAAGTTGAGAAGCAGCTTGCCTTTATGCAAAAGCATGATGCGGCAATTAGTTATACCGGATATTTCCACATTGATGCAAATCACCAGATTATCAGACAATATAGTGTACACTTCCCCCGCAAGATTGACTTCTACCAATCGATGATGCGAGGATGTCATATCAATGGATGTACAGTCATGATGAAGATGGAGGTATTCAAAAAGATCGGGGAATTCAATGAAGGGCTGCGGTATGCCCAGGATTATGACTTCTGGCTGCGCGTACTTCCTCATTATGACTTCTACTTTTTGGACGATCCGCTGGTACGCTACCGGGTACATGACAACATGGGAACCAAAAAATTTCAGTCTGTGATCCCTGCAGAAACGAATCGCGTACGTGCACAGTATTATCCGGTGCTCATTGAGCTGATGCGATCCGAATCACGCAAATAA
- a CDS encoding BMQ_0737 family morphogenetic spore coat protein, whose amino-acid sequence MQENNVNRPTLIQGGQETLCIRVPKVYDWVTRQVDIPTLSFNGASGLGALGFNCDGVLGADPCAFLTGPLSVECVPTDANGNQIDPLDPDVIALGLIEVRELTDPNNREDVTVTLPGPTPRTITLQRVKVLKKGFVRIRVTGTNPATGAPVTCVSLPQQWVVTEKFFLCAPRGTRLNVHITDFQCDAHLFCGPILGAPTPAADTFRQLDVNITMCQDVQMEAIVKLEIDANFCMPRPEIPFECPPFSVPQQCMDIFPTM is encoded by the coding sequence ATGCAGGAAAACAATGTTAACAGACCCACACTCATTCAAGGCGGTCAAGAAACATTGTGCATCAGGGTTCCGAAAGTGTATGACTGGGTTACTCGCCAGGTTGACATCCCTACACTGAGTTTCAATGGTGCTTCAGGACTTGGAGCGCTTGGATTTAACTGTGATGGCGTGCTTGGCGCCGACCCATGCGCATTTCTCACCGGTCCTCTTTCCGTTGAATGCGTGCCAACTGATGCCAATGGCAATCAAATCGATCCGCTCGATCCCGATGTGATTGCACTCGGATTAATCGAGGTTCGTGAATTAACGGATCCAAACAACCGCGAGGATGTCACAGTAACACTCCCAGGACCGACACCGCGCACGATCACACTCCAACGTGTCAAAGTTCTGAAAAAGGGATTCGTACGTATTCGCGTTACTGGAACCAACCCGGCAACCGGCGCACCTGTGACTTGCGTCTCTTTGCCGCAGCAATGGGTTGTAACAGAGAAATTCTTCCTCTGTGCTCCACGGGGTACGCGCCTGAACGTCCACATTACAGACTTCCAGTGTGATGCTCATCTGTTCTGCGGACCGATTCTTGGTGCGCCAACTCCAGCGGCTGACACATTCAGGCAGCTCGATGTCAATATTACAATGTGCCAGGATGTACAGATGGAAGCGATCGTGAAGCTTGAGATCGATGCGAACTTCTGTATGCCTCGTCCGGAAATTCCATTTGAATGCCCGCCATTCAGCGTACCGCAGCAATGCATGGATATTTTCCCGACAATGTAG